From Ipomoea triloba cultivar NCNSP0323 chromosome 5, ASM357664v1, the proteins below share one genomic window:
- the LOC116018975 gene encoding glycosyltransferase 6-like, whose translation MASDTPNMAKAKPSSSFPRDKSFFLAIFFGVFLFCVVWSFTDPFPNFSALLSAQNFSVDRAAVDRGYESSERSFYDDPELSYTIDKPVVGWDQKRREWLKLHPSFGAGAGRRVLLLSGSQPWPCKNSHGDHLLLRFFKNKVDYCRIHGYDIFYSNAFLKPDMRSFWAKIPVARAAMLAHPETEWVMWVDSDAIFTDMDFKIPLERYKDHNLVVHGWRDQIEKKSWVAVNAGIFLLRNCQWSMEFLDVWAAMGPQSPDYKKWGQIQRSTLKNKMFPDSDDQSALVYLLLKGEKKWTDRIYVENEYSLHGYWRGVVGRLNNITERYVEIERREAVLRRRHAEAVSESYAAAREPHVAAGGDWREGWRRPFITHFTGCQPCSGDHNPMYEGDSCQVGMERALNFADNQVLRNFGFSHSDLDTSSPLLPLPYAYPAENDFEAFV comes from the coding sequence ATGGCGTCCGATACCCCCAACATGGCCAAAGCCaaaccttcttcttcttttccgaGAGATAAATCTTTCTTTTTGGCAATTTTTTTCGGTGTCTTTCTCTTTTGTGTCGTTTGGTCGTTCACCGACCCGTTCCCGAACTTCTCGGCCTTGCTCTCGGCGCAGAACTTCTCGGTCGACCGAGCGGCCGTGGATCGCGGGTATGAATCATCCGAGAGGAGTTTTTACGACGACCCGGAGCTGAGTTATACTATAGATAAACCCGTGGTGGGGTGGGACCAGAAGAGGCGCGAGTGGCTGAAACTTCACCCGTCGTTCGGCGCCGGAGCAGGGCGGCGCGTGCTTCTCCTCAGCGGATCGCAGCCGTGGCCGTGCAAGAACAGCCACGGCGATCACTTGCTCCTGAGGTTTTTCAAGAACAAAGTTGATTACTGTAGAATTCACGGCTATGATATTTTCTACAGTAATGCGTTTTTGAAACCGGACATGCGGTCTTTTTGGGCGAAGATTCCGGTGGCCCGGGCGGCGATGTTGGCCCACCCGGAAACCGAGTGGGTTATGTGGGTTGACTCGGACGCTATCTTCACCGACATGGATTTCAAGATTCCGTTGGAGAGGTATAAGGATCATAACCTCGTAGTTCACGGTTGGCGTGATCAGATTGAGAAGAAGAGCTGGGTGGCCGTTAACGCCGGTATTTTTCTGTTACGGAATTGCCAGTGGTCCATGGAGTTTTTGGATGTGTGGGCGGCGATGGGCCCACAGAGTCCAGATTATAAAAAATGGGGCCAAATCCAACGGTCCACGTTGAAGAACAAGATGTTCCCGGATTCGGACGATCAATCGGCGCTGGTTTATCTTTTACTGAAAGGGGAGAAGAAATGGACGGACAGGATTTACGTGGAGAACGAGTACTCTCTCCATGGGTACTGGAGGGGAGTGGTGGGTCGGCTGAACAACATCACGGAGAGGTACGTGGAGATCGAGCGGAGGGAGGCGGTGCTGCGGCGGCGACACGCGGAGGCGGTGAGCGAGAGCTACGCGGCGGCAAGGGAGCCTCACGTGGCGGCGGGCGGCGATTGGAGAGAGGGGTGGAGGCGCCCCTTCATAACGCACTTCACGGGGTGTCAACCCTGCAGTGGGGACCACAACCCGATGTATGAAGGGGACTCTTGCCAGGTCGGGATGGAGAGAGCGTTGAATTTCGCTGACAATCAAGTCCTTCGAAATTTTGGATTTTCCCATTCTGACCTCGACACTTCATCCCCTCTTTTACCCTTGCCCTACGCTTACCCTGCAGAAAATGATTTCGAGGCTTTTGTTTGA
- the LOC116020611 gene encoding chalcone synthase A, which translates to MSPTVTVQLTDDTAKRFEGHAKLLAIGTATPTNWVDQATYPDFYFRITNSEHLLEHKEKFRRICNKSKIRKRHLVLTEELLKKNPNLCTYNDASLNTRQDILVSEVPKLGKEAAMKAIKEWGRPISEITHLVFCTTSGVDMPGADFQLTKLLGLNSSVKRLMMYQQGCNAGAAMLRLVKDLAENNKGARVLVVCSEITINIFRGPSLEQDDNLLAQCLFGDGSAAMIVGKDPRPGLETPLFELVSSAQTIVPNTDSHLKLHLREMGLTFHCSRAVPSVLAENVEDCLVKAFEPYGISDWNSIFWVFHPGGNAIVDRVEERLGLGPERLRASRDVLSEYGNLTSACVLFILDEMRKKSKKDEQITTGEGLEWGVVFGFGPGLTIDTIIIRSVPIN; encoded by the exons ATGTCTCCAACCGTCACTGTCCAGCTCACTGATGATACTGCAAAGAGGTTTGAAGGTCATGCCAAACTCCTGGCCATAGGAACCGCAACACCCACGAATTGGGTTGATCAAGCCACGTATCCAGACTTTTATTTCCGCATCACAAACAGCGAACACTTGCTGGAACATAAAGAAAAGTTTAGGCGCATCT gcAACAAGAGCAAGATTAGGAAGCGTCACCTGGTTTTAACAGAAGAATTATTGAAGAAAAATCCCAACTTGTGCACATACAATGACGCTTCCCTTAACACCAGGCAAGATATTTTGGTGTCGGAAGTTCCTAAGCTGGGCAAAGAAGCTGCCATGAAGGCTATAAAGGAATGGGGTCGCCCCATTtctgaaataacccatttagtGTTCTGTACAACCAGCGGCGTTGACATGCCCGGTGCGGATTTCCAACTCACAAAGCTCCTGGGCCTAAACTCATCCGTCAAACGCTTAATGATGTACCAGCAAGGTTGTAACGCCGGCGCCGCCATGCTCCGGCTGGTCAAAGATCTCGCCGAGAATAATAAAGGTGCCCGTGTTCTAGTGGTGTGCTCAGAAATCACGATAAATATATTCCGGGGACCCAGTCTTGAACAAGACGATAATCTTTTAGCGCAGTGTTTATTCGGCGACGGTTCCGCCGCGATGATAGTCGGGAAAGACCCAAGACCGGGTTTGGAAACTCCATTGTTTGAGTTGGTCTCGAGTGCACAAACAATCGTCCCCAACACTGATTCTCACCTTAAACTGCACTTACGTGAGATGGGGCTCACTTTCCATTGTAGCAGGGCTGTCCCTTCTGTCCTTGCCGAAAACGTAGAGGATTGTTTGGTGAAGGCGTTCGAGCCGTATGGAATCTCGGATTGGAATTCAATCTTTTGGGTTTTCCACCCAGGCGGCAATGCGATTGTGGATCGTGTGGAGGAGAGATTAGGGCTTGGACCAGAGAGGTTAAGAGCTTCAAGGGATGTTCTTTCGGAGTATGGGAATTTAACAAGCGCATGTGTGTTGTTCATATTAGATGAGATGAGAAAGAAATCCAAGAAAGATGAACAGATAACTACTGGGGAGGGCTTGGAATGGGGAGTGGTTTTTGGGTTTGGACCAGGGCTTACCATCGATACTATTATCATTCGTAGTGTGCCCATAAATTAA
- the LOC116019218 gene encoding chalcone synthase B, with the protein MSTTVTVLTDTWSRRAKRFEIEGYAKILAIGTATPANWVDQTTYPDFYFRITNSQHLLEHKEKFRRICNKSKIRKRHLVLTEELLQKNPSLCTYNETSLNTRQDILVSEVPKLGKEAAMKAIKEWGRPISEITHLVFCTTSGVDMPGADFRLTKLLGLNSSVKRLMMYHQGCNAGAAMLRLAKDLAESNKGGRILVVCSEITINIFRGPSLEQDDNLLAQCLFGDGSAAMIVGTDPRPDLETPLFELVSSAQTIVPNTDSHLKLHLREMGLTFHCSRAVPSVLAENVEDCLVKAFEPYGISDWNSIFWVFHPGGNAIVDRVEERLGLGPERFRASRDVLSEYGNLTSACVLFILDEVRNKSKKNEQMTTGEGLEWGVVFGFGPGLTIDTIIIRSVPIN; encoded by the exons ATGTCTACTACCGTCACTGTCCTCACTGATACCTGGAGCCGTAGGGCAAAGAGGTTTGAAATTGAAGGTTATGCCAAAATCTTGGCCATAGGAACCGCAACTCCGGCGAATTGGGTTGACCAAACCACCTATCCAGACTTTTATTTCCGCATCACAAATAGCCAACACTTGCTGGAACATAAAGAAAAGTTTAGACGCATCT GCAACAAGAGCAAGATTAGGAAACGACACCTGGTTTTAACAGAAGAATTATTGCAGAAAAATCCCAGCTTGTGTACATACAACGAAACTTCCCTTAACACCAGGCAAGACATTTTGGTGTCAGAAGTTCCAAAGCTGGGCAAAGAAGCTGCCATGAAAGCTATAAAGGAATGGGGTCGCCCCATTtctgaaataacccatttagtGTTCTGTACAACCAGCGGCGTTGACATGCCGGGTGCAGATTTCCGACTCACAAAGCTACTGGGCCTAAACTCATCCGTCAAACGCTTAATGATGTACCATCAAGGTTGTAACGCCGGCGCCGCCATGCTCCGGCTAGCCAAGGACCTCGCCGAGAGCAACAAAGGTGGTCGGATTCTGGTCGTGTGCTCAGAAATCACGATAAATATATTCCGGGGACCCAGTCTTGAACAAGACGATAATCTTTTAGCCCAGTGTTTGTTCGGCGATGGTTCCGCGGCGATGATAGTTGGGACAGATCCAAGACCTGATTTGGAAACTCCATTGTTTGAGTTAGTCTCGAGTGCACAAACAATCGTCCCCAACACTGATTCTCACCTTAAACTGCACTTACGTGAGATGGGGCTTACTTTCCATTGTAGCAGGGCTGTCCCTTCTGTCCTTGCCGAAAACGTAGAGGATTGTTTGGTGAAGGCGTTCGAGCCGTATGGAATCTCGGATTGGAATTCAATTTTCTGGGTTTTCCACCCAGGCGGCAATGCAATTGTGGATCGTGTGGAGGAGAGATTAGGGCTTGGACCCGAAAGGTTTCGAGCGTCAAGGGATGTTCTTTCGGAGTATGGGAATTTAACAAGCGCATGTGTGTTGTTCATATTAGATGAGGTGAGAAACAAATCCAAGAAAAATGAACAGATGACTACTGGGGAGGGCTTGGAATGGGGCGTGGTTTTTGGATTTGGACCAGGGCTTACCATCGATACTATTATCATTCGTAGTGTGCCCATAAATTAG